The Algoriphagus sp. TR-M9 genome has a window encoding:
- a CDS encoding VCBS repeat-containing protein encodes MLFFGCVDRQEKSIPTLFELQNTDSTRVDFTNRIQETDVANILTYQYFYNGGGVAVGDINNDGLEDLYFTANQGPNKLFLNQGNLKFRDISLATGTAGRENSWSTGTAIVDINADGLKDIYVCYSGDLPEAQRRNQLFVNQGLDKQGIPFFKEMASEYGLDDPGFSTAVYFSDLDLDGDLDMLLLNHNPSLFNNLNINAFESMLATADSMSSSKIFKNENGIFRNATKESGLSETGLSYGLGASIADFNGDGYPDIYLGNDYSAPDYLYINQRDGTFVDKIHEAMGHTSLYTMGVDAADINRDGKMDLLSLDMLPEDNARQKLLFTPENYEHYNLFVKAGLHHQLMRNMLQLNMGDGTFSEIGQLAGVSATDWSWAPLFADFDNDGFTDLFVSNGFLKDFTNLDFINYRNEYLQNSKVTAEGIQKLIEQMPATKVGNYAFKNSNGLQFENQSASWGLDSPGNSNGAVYADLDLDGDLDLILNNLNEPAQIYKNLTAERKESTFIQIRLEGIEGNLDGIGAKVYVYQKGQLNYQEQQVYKGYQGNVTAFLHFGLGDGGVDSVLVQWKNRKESKLINPAINQIHTIEEAGAGNRIPEENLKVMRFTQIGSFPIAGEPAIPNDFKRQSQLLYGLSQHKSSLLEADLNGDGETELIISDGKKIYSVSKGGIDFNNSRYEIYEFDFPNITSITALDVDGDSDLDLMVGRGGYFDLDSSDTHQRNLLLINDGTGEFAESSFDFGIHPTEFVSAWDANGDGVKDVFVGSGYVPGRWPESAASQLWISDGKGSFTLHSLEAIQRVKEVQSFDLDQDGTEELIIASEFDRIRILNFRNSEVVDRSEEFLPGAKSGLWSALMVKDLDEDGNPELIAGNWGLNSRLQTHKNVPLQVYFEDFDGNGSVDPLMTFPVMGEEYPFFSRDELAAQLYKKKGLFPTHEGYSTARISDILTEDERKRAAVLQAQSLQTQMYTLKNGKFDEVQLPVLVQSSPIQAIATLKAETGFELMLLGNQENARLKLGRIDANPGWVVHKNESGTWEISDVRSMGLELRTTITDAWSHENVVWVAQSNSEILKLGFYIR; translated from the coding sequence ATGCTATTTTTCGGATGTGTAGATAGGCAGGAAAAAAGTATTCCTACTCTTTTTGAACTGCAAAACACAGACTCCACCAGAGTGGATTTCACCAATCGTATTCAGGAAACTGATGTAGCGAATATTCTGACCTACCAATATTTCTACAATGGAGGCGGAGTGGCTGTGGGAGATATCAATAACGATGGACTTGAGGATCTGTATTTCACGGCAAATCAAGGTCCTAATAAACTTTTTTTGAATCAGGGCAACCTGAAATTTAGAGACATTTCCCTTGCCACCGGTACCGCCGGAAGGGAAAATTCCTGGTCTACCGGGACGGCGATCGTAGATATCAATGCCGATGGACTCAAAGATATTTATGTCTGCTATTCAGGAGATTTGCCTGAGGCGCAGCGAAGAAACCAGCTTTTTGTCAATCAAGGATTGGACAAGCAGGGAATTCCTTTTTTTAAAGAAATGGCATCTGAATATGGCTTAGACGATCCAGGATTCAGTACTGCGGTTTATTTTTCAGATTTGGACTTGGATGGTGATTTGGATATGCTCTTACTCAATCATAATCCTAGTTTGTTTAACAATCTGAATATCAATGCTTTTGAAAGCATGCTTGCTACTGCTGATTCCATGAGCAGTTCGAAGATTTTTAAAAATGAAAATGGCATTTTTAGAAATGCCACTAAAGAATCTGGACTTTCAGAAACAGGCCTTAGCTATGGGCTAGGCGCATCTATCGCAGATTTCAATGGAGATGGTTACCCGGATATTTACCTGGGAAATGATTATTCCGCCCCGGACTATTTATACATCAATCAGCGTGACGGCACTTTTGTAGACAAAATCCATGAAGCGATGGGTCATACCAGTCTGTACACCATGGGAGTGGATGCAGCGGATATTAACCGGGACGGAAAAATGGATCTGCTTTCCTTGGACATGCTTCCGGAGGATAATGCGAGGCAGAAGCTTCTGTTCACGCCTGAGAATTATGAGCATTACAATCTCTTTGTGAAAGCTGGACTCCATCACCAGCTCATGCGGAACATGCTGCAGTTGAATATGGGAGATGGGACCTTTTCAGAAATCGGGCAACTGGCCGGGGTAAGTGCCACAGATTGGAGCTGGGCGCCCTTATTTGCGGACTTTGACAATGATGGCTTTACGGATTTATTTGTGAGTAATGGATTTTTGAAGGATTTCACCAATCTGGATTTCATCAATTATAGAAATGAATACCTGCAAAATTCCAAAGTTACCGCTGAAGGAATTCAAAAGCTGATCGAGCAAATGCCTGCGACCAAAGTGGGTAATTACGCCTTCAAAAACAGCAATGGTCTTCAGTTTGAAAACCAATCGGCCAGCTGGGGATTAGATAGCCCAGGTAATTCCAATGGGGCAGTATATGCAGATTTGGATCTGGATGGGGATTTGGATTTGATTTTGAACAACCTGAACGAGCCTGCACAGATTTACAAAAATCTTACCGCAGAGCGTAAGGAAAGCACCTTTATACAAATCCGCTTAGAAGGAATCGAAGGCAATCTGGATGGCATAGGAGCCAAAGTTTATGTGTATCAAAAGGGTCAATTGAACTATCAGGAACAGCAGGTTTATAAGGGCTATCAGGGCAATGTTACCGCTTTTTTGCACTTTGGGCTTGGAGATGGAGGCGTTGATTCTGTACTCGTGCAGTGGAAAAATAGAAAAGAAAGTAAGCTTATCAATCCAGCGATCAATCAAATTCATACTATTGAAGAGGCTGGTGCGGGGAATAGGATTCCAGAAGAAAACCTCAAAGTAATGAGATTTACGCAAATTGGAAGCTTTCCTATTGCAGGTGAGCCCGCCATTCCCAATGACTTTAAACGTCAATCCCAATTGCTCTATGGGCTTTCCCAGCACAAGAGTTCTTTGCTGGAAGCAGATCTGAATGGGGATGGAGAAACTGAATTGATCATCTCTGATGGGAAAAAGATCTATTCAGTATCAAAAGGAGGAATTGATTTTAATAACTCCCGGTACGAGATCTATGAATTTGATTTCCCGAATATAACGTCCATCACTGCTTTGGATGTGGATGGGGATTCAGATTTGGATCTTATGGTGGGAAGAGGTGGGTATTTTGATTTGGATTCTTCAGATACTCACCAAAGAAACCTGCTCCTGATCAACGATGGAACGGGAGAGTTCGCGGAATCATCATTCGATTTTGGCATTCATCCCACGGAGTTTGTAAGTGCCTGGGATGCCAATGGGGATGGGGTAAAAGATGTTTTCGTAGGTTCTGGCTATGTGCCGGGAAGATGGCCAGAGTCAGCCGCCAGCCAACTTTGGATTTCTGACGGGAAAGGTTCATTTACACTTCATTCTCTGGAAGCTATACAAAGAGTCAAAGAAGTTCAAAGCTTTGACCTGGATCAGGATGGCACAGAAGAATTGATTATAGCCTCAGAGTTTGACCGGATCCGGATTTTGAATTTCCGGAACAGTGAAGTGGTAGATCGATCCGAAGAATTTCTCCCAGGTGCAAAATCCGGCCTATGGTCAGCATTGATGGTGAAGGATCTGGATGAGGATGGTAATCCTGAGCTGATCGCTGGTAATTGGGGCTTGAATTCTAGGCTTCAAACCCATAAGAATGTGCCGTTACAGGTTTATTTCGAAGACTTTGATGGAAATGGATCAGTGGATCCCCTGATGACTTTCCCAGTGATGGGAGAGGAGTATCCTTTCTTTTCCAGAGATGAACTGGCTGCGCAGCTGTACAAAAAGAAAGGGCTTTTTCCTACCCATGAAGGCTATTCCACAGCAAGGATTTCAGACATACTGACTGAAGATGAGCGGAAGCGGGCAGCAGTTCTGCAAGCGCAAAGCCTCCAAACGCAAATGTACACTTTGAAAAACGGCAAATTTGATGAGGTTCAGCTTCCTGTCTTGGTGCAGTCCTCACCTATTCAGGCTATTGCCACTTTGAAAGCTGAAACGGGGTTTGAACTGATGCTTTTGGGGAATCAGGAAAATGCGCGGTTGAAGCTAGGTAGGATAGATGCCAACCCCGGATGGGTGGTGCATAAAAATGAGTCAGGCACCTGGGAGATTTCTGATGTGCGGAGTATGGGACTGGAACTTAGAACTACTATTACAGATGCCTGGTCGCATGAGAATGTGGTATGGGTAGCACAATCCAATTCGGAAATTTTGAAGCTTGGGTTTTACATTAGATAA
- a CDS encoding glycoside hydrolase family 9 protein, giving the protein MNLTLLGFVLVILIGCKGQMVDDNLKVTETIRLNQVGFYPDEQKLAVLLDNEQAKGFYLLDHHTKEIVYEGPISSKTSPTLSGIPSRIADFSDFRQVGEFELIINGLGKSFPFQIQEEVYAELGRASLKAFYFQRASTSLQEKEAGAWARQMGHPDDEVRIHASAVSENRPEGTVLASPYGWYDAGDYNKYVVNSGITVGTLLSLYEDFPAYFQSLNLNIPESSNPNPDLLDEIRWNLDWMLSMQDPDDGGVYHKLTTANFEGMVAPHEATNPRYLVAKGTAATLDFAAVMAQAARVYKVYHPEESVRYLKAAEKAWTWAKKNPEVLYQQNLMNQSYDPDITTGAYGDRNLQDEWVWAAAELFISTHNLAYWEQLENANQHFVLPSWSQVSWMGYYSILRHQEDLELISPEWVSTLKANLLAEARTHLDHAEQSAYHTPMGGNIKDFVWGSNAVASNQGILLLYAYQYSGEKAFLAAALDNLDYILGRNAVNYCYVTGFGSQSPQHPHHRLAASRPDLPPLPGFMVGGANPGQQDGCEYPSKIADESYSDVTCSYASNEIAINWSAPFAYLVNAVEALEGK; this is encoded by the coding sequence ATGAATTTGACATTATTAGGTTTTGTGCTAGTGATACTTATAGGCTGTAAGGGTCAAATGGTAGATGATAACCTAAAGGTAACTGAGACTATCCGGCTGAATCAGGTAGGCTTTTATCCAGATGAGCAAAAACTTGCTGTTTTGCTAGATAATGAACAGGCAAAAGGCTTTTATCTGTTGGATCACCATACCAAAGAGATAGTATATGAAGGACCTATTAGTAGCAAAACCTCTCCGACTTTATCGGGAATACCCAGTAGAATTGCAGATTTTTCGGACTTTAGACAGGTAGGTGAATTTGAATTAATCATCAATGGACTGGGCAAGTCCTTTCCATTTCAGATCCAGGAAGAAGTATATGCAGAATTGGGTAGGGCGAGCTTAAAGGCCTTTTATTTTCAAAGAGCAAGTACTTCCCTTCAGGAAAAGGAAGCAGGTGCGTGGGCCAGGCAAATGGGGCACCCTGATGATGAAGTAAGAATTCATGCCTCTGCTGTTTCAGAAAACAGACCTGAGGGTACCGTACTAGCCTCTCCTTATGGCTGGTATGACGCAGGCGATTATAATAAATACGTAGTCAACTCAGGAATTACCGTAGGAACTTTACTTTCCTTATATGAGGACTTTCCAGCCTATTTCCAATCCTTAAATCTGAATATTCCGGAGTCATCCAATCCGAATCCTGATTTGCTGGATGAGATTCGCTGGAATCTTGACTGGATGCTCAGCATGCAAGATCCTGACGATGGGGGAGTTTATCACAAGTTGACCACGGCAAATTTTGAAGGAATGGTAGCTCCCCATGAAGCGACCAATCCGCGGTATTTGGTCGCAAAAGGAACTGCGGCTACTCTGGATTTTGCTGCAGTGATGGCCCAGGCTGCCCGGGTTTATAAAGTTTATCATCCTGAGGAATCTGTCAGGTACCTGAAGGCTGCGGAGAAGGCCTGGACTTGGGCAAAAAAGAATCCTGAGGTACTGTACCAGCAGAATTTGATGAATCAATCCTACGATCCGGATATTACTACAGGCGCCTATGGGGACCGAAATCTGCAGGATGAGTGGGTTTGGGCAGCTGCCGAACTCTTCATCAGCACTCATAATTTGGCCTATTGGGAACAGCTTGAAAATGCCAATCAGCATTTTGTTTTACCCTCTTGGTCCCAGGTTTCTTGGATGGGGTATTATTCCATTCTTCGGCATCAGGAGGATTTGGAGTTGATCTCCCCAGAGTGGGTTTCCACACTAAAGGCCAATCTGCTGGCTGAGGCCAGAACGCACCTGGACCATGCAGAACAGTCTGCCTATCATACTCCGATGGGAGGAAATATTAAGGATTTTGTATGGGGGAGCAATGCTGTGGCTTCGAATCAAGGCATATTACTGCTTTATGCCTATCAGTACAGCGGAGAAAAGGCATTTCTCGCCGCAGCATTAGATAATCTGGATTATATCCTAGGGAGAAATGCGGTAAATTATTGCTATGTCACAGGTTTTGGTAGCCAAAGCCCGCAGCATCCCCATCATAGACTGGCGGCATCCAGACCGGATCTTCCGCCTTTGCCAGGATTTATGGTGGGAGGAGCCAATCCAGGTCAACAGGATGGCTGCGAATACCCGAGTAAAATTGCGGACGAGTCCTACAGTGATGTCACCTGTAGCTATGCCAGTAATGAAATCGCGATCAACTGGAGTGCCCCATTTGCCTATTTAGTGAATGCAGTAGAGGCCTTGGAAGGAAAATAA
- a CDS encoding RagB/SusD family nutrient uptake outer membrane protein produces the protein MKTNTKFHKLILGATLLLGGMAGCSEDFLDRPPLDAIVDANFYQNDDQILAASAPLYNIVWFAYNDKASHGIGDARGGVLTSGSYQLENVRFNTTGETGENGASWRAFYNVVAQSNSLINNINAFAGEEVTERIKNYGISEGRFMRGLAYSYLVQNWGPVPIITNNTALLQDTTIARNTEESVWQFIIKDFRFAAENLTESPALNGRLTKWSAEGMLAKMYLVRAGVGGTRNQTYLDSAAYYAKRVIDNSGASLMENYEDLFKTQNNNNQETLAALQWVYNAGQAGQWGAQNSVQAFLAYGSEITGFGDGWGGDIGASKWMLDLYDDLVFDERRKGTFMFPGDHYPYITQVPAGGSAQELRVPAQNTDGTRDFNGRAWVKKYVVGRPEDNDGKVVQQGTEINTYILRLADVYLTYAEAVLNTNPAEALKYVNMVRERAGVSPLSSVTWEDIFEERIKEFAMEGQAWYEFTKLHYYDPQRAYDILSNQDRGTFRIYADQIPDPTLWEIEIPEDDTSPRFFDVNESNFLIPIPSAELSRAPNLRKPPVPYDFSSEN, from the coding sequence ATGAAAACAAACACAAAATTCCATAAACTAATCCTTGGGGCGACTTTGCTTCTTGGAGGAATGGCGGGCTGTTCGGAGGATTTCTTGGATAGACCGCCATTAGACGCGATAGTAGATGCCAATTTCTATCAGAATGACGATCAGATTTTGGCAGCATCTGCGCCGCTATATAACATAGTCTGGTTTGCTTACAATGACAAAGCAAGTCACGGTATTGGTGATGCCCGGGGCGGAGTATTGACCTCTGGCTCTTACCAGCTAGAAAACGTACGATTCAATACCACAGGTGAAACAGGTGAAAACGGTGCTTCTTGGAGAGCTTTCTACAATGTAGTGGCTCAATCCAATTCATTGATCAATAATATCAATGCTTTTGCAGGAGAAGAGGTGACCGAAAGGATCAAGAACTACGGTATCTCTGAAGGACGTTTCATGAGAGGTTTGGCTTATTCCTATTTGGTTCAAAACTGGGGTCCGGTTCCCATTATTACCAATAACACAGCTTTGCTTCAGGATACTACGATTGCCAGAAATACCGAGGAGTCAGTTTGGCAATTTATCATCAAGGATTTCCGTTTCGCAGCTGAGAACTTGACTGAATCTCCGGCATTGAACGGCAGACTGACTAAATGGTCTGCGGAAGGTATGCTTGCTAAAATGTACTTGGTACGTGCAGGTGTAGGTGGTACCAGAAACCAGACTTATTTGGATTCTGCAGCCTATTATGCCAAAAGAGTAATCGATAACTCCGGCGCATCCTTGATGGAGAACTATGAAGATCTGTTCAAGACTCAGAATAACAATAACCAGGAGACTCTCGCTGCTTTGCAGTGGGTGTACAATGCCGGTCAGGCTGGTCAGTGGGGAGCTCAAAACTCCGTGCAGGCATTCTTGGCTTATGGATCTGAGATCACCGGGTTCGGTGACGGATGGGGTGGAGATATCGGAGCTTCCAAGTGGATGCTGGATCTCTATGACGATCTGGTTTTTGATGAGCGTAGAAAAGGAACATTCATGTTCCCAGGTGACCATTATCCGTACATCACGCAAGTACCTGCCGGCGGTTCAGCTCAGGAGCTTCGGGTACCGGCTCAGAATACAGATGGTACCAGAGACTTTAATGGAAGAGCCTGGGTGAAAAAGTATGTGGTAGGTAGACCTGAAGACAATGACGGAAAGGTCGTGCAGCAGGGAACAGAAATCAACACTTACATCCTGCGCTTGGCAGATGTTTATTTGACTTATGCCGAGGCAGTGTTGAATACTAATCCTGCCGAAGCTTTGAAGTATGTAAATATGGTGCGCGAAAGAGCCGGTGTAAGTCCGCTCAGCTCGGTGACATGGGAGGATATATTCGAAGAGAGAATTAAGGAGTTTGCCATGGAAGGTCAGGCTTGGTATGAATTTACCAAACTGCACTACTATGATCCGCAGAGAGCTTATGATATTCTCTCCAATCAGGATAGAGGTACTTTCAGAATCTATGCAGACCAGATTCCTGATCCTACTTTGTGGGAAATAGAAATCCCTGAAGATGACACTTCTCCACGGTTCTTTGATGTAAACGAATCAAACTTCTTGATTCCAATACCATCGGCGGAACTTTCCAGAGCTCCAAATCTGAGAAAACCACCTGTACCCTATGATTTTTCTTCTGAAAATTGA
- a CDS encoding glycan-binding surface protein: MKIITNIRNSSHSLLVANALLLVLVLGSCKEEDEINVGPPTIERVRNTDPTSADSAFTSATLGSTLAIMGNNLLGTQQVYLNDYPLGVNTAYVTNNTVIVTVGDSVPTVATNPDVPNTLRLVNKAGEAIMDFQTLPPAPQITQVKNQYVKPGDELTLFGRYFYFVDTVYFPGEDVYVTSGFQTNSAGSSLTVTVPEGLDFSESQAISVVTRSGGSATNRNTQIYADKGMVADFDTNGALVWPWEWGWGMSGDMIRPSQPGIEGIDGNFGGMNQPFPANYGWNNDKVINLTNWSGLQIFPEGEGYEPSAPAASFDIRFEVAINTTESIEGLEMQIWFPDANGNELSYNIPMADFVKTTDGSWYTLSANMTRLTNGSTRLNTYGDFLQGDGFAKQLRLVVINTTANDIQAVLGVDNIRVIRAVN; this comes from the coding sequence ATGAAAATCATAACTAATATTAGAAACTCTTCTCACTCCCTGCTAGTAGCCAATGCTTTACTCCTAGTGCTTGTGCTAGGCTCGTGCAAGGAAGAGGATGAAATCAACGTAGGCCCGCCTACCATTGAGCGGGTGAGAAATACAGATCCTACTTCAGCTGATAGTGCATTTACTTCGGCTACTCTAGGAAGTACCCTGGCGATTATGGGTAACAATCTTTTGGGAACACAACAGGTGTACCTGAATGATTATCCCCTGGGAGTGAATACTGCTTATGTGACCAATAATACAGTGATCGTAACGGTGGGTGATTCTGTGCCTACAGTAGCTACCAACCCGGATGTGCCGAATACGCTTAGATTGGTGAACAAAGCCGGGGAAGCCATCATGGATTTCCAGACTTTGCCGCCGGCACCGCAGATTACTCAGGTGAAAAACCAGTACGTAAAACCGGGTGATGAACTGACACTCTTTGGTAGATATTTCTACTTCGTAGATACCGTTTATTTTCCAGGTGAAGACGTTTACGTGACTTCCGGATTCCAGACCAACTCTGCAGGATCCAGTTTAACGGTGACTGTACCTGAAGGACTGGATTTCTCTGAAAGCCAAGCTATAAGTGTGGTCACCAGATCAGGTGGATCAGCTACCAATAGAAATACGCAAATCTATGCTGACAAAGGCATGGTGGCTGATTTTGATACCAACGGCGCACTGGTTTGGCCTTGGGAATGGGGATGGGGCATGTCAGGTGATATGATCCGACCATCTCAGCCGGGTATAGAAGGTATAGATGGAAACTTCGGTGGCATGAATCAGCCTTTCCCGGCAAACTATGGCTGGAACAATGATAAGGTGATCAATTTGACAAACTGGAGTGGATTGCAGATCTTCCCAGAAGGAGAAGGGTATGAACCATCTGCCCCAGCTGCTAGCTTTGACATTAGATTTGAGGTTGCTATCAATACAACTGAGTCTATTGAGGGCTTGGAAATGCAGATTTGGTTCCCTGATGCCAATGGAAATGAACTGAGTTATAACATTCCAATGGCTGATTTTGTTAAGACTACCGATGGAAGCTGGTACACTTTGTCAGCTAACATGACCAGGCTTACCAATGGATCTACCCGACTCAATACCTATGGCGATTTCCTACAAGGAGATGGCTTTGCAAAACAACTTAGACTAGTAGTTATCAATACCACAGCCAATGACATTCAGGCAGTACTTGGTGTAGATAACATACGGGTAATCAGAGCAGTAAATTAA